Part of the Ruegeria sp. AD91A genome, TGGGATTGGGAGCGTTGCCTCTGACGGCCAGCGATGCTGCGCAGGAGCTGGTGTTGCAACCTGCCAGCTATCGGTTGCGCGATCAGCTGACCACAGGGATGGTCAGCCTGTCACCAGATGCGCCACCACCGGTTCTTTACGGACATCAGGGCGAAACACTGCGTCTGACGGTGCGCAATACCCTGCCCGATTATACTGCGATGCATTGGCACGGGCTGCGCATCCGCAACGAGATGGACGGGGTACCCTACCTGACCCAGATGCCCATCGGCGAAAACGAGAGCTTTACCTATGAATTCACACCGCCGGATGCGGGCACGTATTGGTATCACCCTCATTGCATGACGATGGACCAGATGGCCCGAGGGCTGACCGGTGTGATGGTGGTTGCCGAACCGGAAGACCCGGGATTCGACAGCGAGCAGGTCGTCAATCTGCGGGATTTCAGGCTGGACGAAGATGGCGCGTTTCTGCCTGCCTATACTGCCCGTGGCGCTGCGCGGGCGGGCACGTTTGGCAACGTGCAGACCGCCAACTGGCAGAGCGAGGCAGTGTATGACCACGCGGCGGGCAGTCTGGTGCGTGTGCGGGTGGTCAACACGGATACGACCCGTATCTACACGTTGCATCCCGAAGGGGCCGAGGTCCGGATCATCGCATGGGACGGACATCCGGTAGAAACAGACGTGACACTGCCCACAGCAGCCAAGCCGCTATTGCTTGCCCCGGGTCAACGGGTGGATCTGGCGGTTCGGATGCCGGACGACGAGGGGCAGTCAGCCCTGCTGGTGGCCAAGTTTCCCGGGCAGAAACACCGCACTATGGTTCGGTTGCGGGCTATGGGCAAAACCATTGCACGAGACCTGCAAGAGCTGCGCCCATTGCGGGCAAACCCAGTCGCGCGCCCTGATCTGGGTCAGGCCGAGTTGCATGAATTCGTGTTCGGTTGGACCCCGGAAGGCGGCGCCCCGAATGACGGGTTCTGCGGGTCGTTGGGCTATAGTTTCTGGTCGATCAACCGCACGCCCTGGCCAGGCGATGCGGCGCAGGGAACCGGGCCAATGGCCGTGCTGCAACGGGGCAAGAGCTATGTTCTGCGACTGCGCAATGAATCGCCCACCCTGCACCCGATCCACCTGCACGGGCTGGCCTTCGTTCCGCTGACGTCGAACCTGCGCAAACTGCCACCGTTGCTGTCCGATACCATGCTTTTGTTGAAAGACGAGACCGTCGACGTCGCGCTGGTCGCGGACAATCCCGGCGACTGGGCGTTTCATTGCCACGTGATCGAACACCAGAAAACCGGACTGGCCGGGTTCATCCGGGTGATTTGACGCTAGCCCAGTGGTGACATGTTCAACGCCAGAACGTGGTTCGGATAGGCTTGGTCTGCGATACGGAAATCCGTGACGCCGACCTGACGGAAGCCTTTGGACAGGTAGAAATCGATGGCCGGAGCGTTCTCGGAATTGGTCGTCAGCCAGATTTCGGTGCGGCCTTTGTTCCGGCAATGGTCAATGGCCACCTGCAATAAAGCTGACCCGATGCCCTTTCCGTGGTGGCGCGACTGCACGTAAAAGGTCACGATCTCAAGATCGGAAAGCCCGTCAATGGGTGGATCACGGCCCTCTGCCAACCGAATGTAGCCATCGATTCCATCGCGGTTTTCAGACACCACCAGAAGATCACTCCCTTCCTCTAGCAGCGTTTCGAACCGTGCGGTTGTGAACTCGGACAATGCAAACTCGGCGAAGAAAGAACTTACGCCATGGCGCAGGTATGTGCCGATCCAGACTTCAATCGACAACGCGGCCAGGCTGGCGGCGTCCGATTTCCGGGCTGGTCTGAGCTTCATGCCCCTAGGACGAGCTGGCCGGACTCAACCGTTCCAGCAAAACCTTCGCCGCGGCCTGTTCGGCCTGACGTTTGGATCCTGCGGTGGCCTGTGCCTCGGTGCCGTCCTGAAGGCGGGCCGCAATGGTGAATATCGGGGCGTGGTCTGGACCACTGCGTTTGACTTCGACGTATGTGGGCGGCTTTTGCCCACGCGCCTGCGCCCATTCCTGCAACGAGGTCTTGGCGTCACGCGCATCTGCCTCGACCTCGTGGATGCGGTCCCCCCAAAGCGCCAGGATGACATCGCGGGCGGCCTCGAACCCCGCATCCCGGTAGATGGCGGCGATCACGGCCTCCATCGCGTCACCCAGCAGCGCTTGCTTGCGGCGGCCACCAGTCAGCATCTCGGACCGGCCCAGTTTCAGGACCGCGCCCAGATCGATCTGGCGGGCTACATCTGCGCAGGCCTCCTTGCGGACCAATGCGTTGAACCGGGGGGCCAACTGGCCTTCGGAGGCTTTTTTGTCAGCTTCAAGCAACGCGGTGGCCATGACAAGGCCCAGGACGCGGTCGCCCAGAAACTCCAGCCGCTGATTGTCTGGTCGGGTGGACGAAGACACCGAGCCATGGGTCAGAGCACGCACCAGCAGTTCGGGGTTTTTGAACTCATACCCCAATCGCCGCTGGAACGCCTTTATCTCAGACGAAAGCTTCAATTGACCGCCTTGAAGAAGCGGTCCGACCGCCATGTCCAGAAGAACAGCATCGAACGGCCGGCAGACGAGAACATGATCCGGTCGGCGCGACCGATCAGGTTTTCATAAGGCACGTATCCCACACCACCGGCAGATTGCGGCAGACGGCTGTCGCTGGAATTGTCACGGTTGTCACCCATGAAGAAATAGTTGCCCTCGGGCACGGTATAGATGCCGGTATTGTCCGATGCCTGGTTGCCGATGTTCAGCACATCATAAGAAACGCCATTGGGCAGGGTTTCGATCAGACGCGACTTTTCGCAGGTGCCGCCAATACCGACAGGGCCGTTTTCACAGCGCGGGCGCAGACGCTGCGGGCCTTGCGGTTCTGCAACTTCGGTGAACACGCCATCGGGCTGCTGTGGAACCGGAGTGCCATTGAGGATGATCTGGCCATCGCGGACCTGGATCCGGTCGCCCGGCAACCCGATCAGGCGTTTGATATAATCACGCCCGGTGACCGGATGGCGAAAGACGATGACATCGCCACGTTCCGGATCACCGCCCCAGATACGGCTGTCGTCGTCGCCCTTCATCCAGCCACAGATGTCTTCGGCGTCCACATTCAGGCCGACGCTGGGGATGATCAGGCTGGGGCAGGATGCATAGGAATAGCCATAAGCCATCTTGTTGACGAAGAGGAAATCACCGATCAGCAGCGTCTGCTTCATCGAGCCCGAGGGGATCCAGAACGGCTGAAAGAAGAGGGTACGGAACACGCCGGCAATCAGCAGCGCATAGACGATGGTTTTGATCGTCTCCCAGACGGGATTTCCGGTCTTGGCTTCCTCGGCCATACTGCTCTCTCCAGTTCTTTGCTTGGCTTCGCTGCTACATGCGGGGGCGATGGGGGTGAGTCAAGGCTGCGTGGTGAGATCTTGAAGCGGCCGCGCCTCGATCACCACGAAAGCCTGCGCCCAGGGATGGTCATCGGTCAGCGTGACGTGGATGATCGCCTCGTGCCCTTCAGGCGTCATTTCGCGCAGCCGTTCGGCGGCCCAGCCTGTCACATGCATCACGGGCTGGCCGGTGCGCAGATTGGTGACGGCCATGTCTTTCCACGCGATGCCCATGCGCAAACCGGTACCCAGCGCCTTGGAACAGGCCTCTTTCGCGGCCCAGCGTTTGGCATACGTACCCGCGGTGTCGGCGCGGCGTTCGGCCTTGCGCTGTTCGGTGTCAGTAAAGACGCGATTGCGGAACCGGTCGCCGAACCGGTCGAGCGTGCCCTGGATGCGATCAATATTTGCCAGGTCTGTGCCGATGCCGAGGATCATGACAATCTCACCGTCAGGATCTTGTAACTCGCCACACCAAAGAACCCGGCGAAGGCGAAATCGAACCAGCGGCGGGCGCGGCGGTAGGTTCGGACCATGCGCTCGGATGAAAACAGAAACGCATAGCCGATGAAGATCAAAAGCGATCCGGCATAGAGCATGGCGAAATAACCCAGCAGCATCGACAGGCTGGCATCATTGGGCGCGACGATGGCATAGATCGAGCCCCAGCTGAGGATCGCCTTGGGGTTGGTCAGGTGAATGGCCGCGCCCTTGGCAAAGATGGTCGGCAAAGTGCCCGTGACCGGTTTGCCCAAAGCGACCTCATCCGAGGTCATCGCACGACGCAGGGCCTTCAGCGCCAGCCAGCCCAGATAAGCTACGCCGATATAGCGGATCACCTCGAACACCCAGACATTGGCCAGCATGATCGCCGACAGGCCAAGCGCGGCGGCAATGCCCCACGCGGCAGATCCAGCGCAAATGCCCAGTGCAAAGGCCAGCCCAGCGGTGCGGCCTTCGTTCATGGCTGTTCCGGCAATGCCCATCGTGGCGGGGCCCGGAGAGCCGCCAGCCATCAGCCAGGCTAGCCAGATGGCGACAAAGCCGGGGGTGATCACACCCGCGCCTCATCCATAAGGCGGCGCATTTCCTGAATGGCCGGGGTCAGACCCAGAAAGATCGCCTCGCCAATCAGGAAATGACCGATATTCAGTTCCTTGACCTCTGGGAAAGCGGCGACCGGTTTCACGGTGTCATAGGTCAGGCCATGACCCGCATGAACCTCAAGCCCCAGCGAATGGGCGAAAGAGGACATCTGGCGCAGCGCTTCAAGCTCGTGTTCGGCATCCTCGATACGGCCTTCGGCATAGGCGTCGCAATAGGCGCCGGTGTGCAGTTCGATTACCTCGGCGCCGATACGGTGCGCGGCCTCGATCTGGCGTTGATCGGCGGCGATGAAGATCGACACCCGACAGCCGACATCACGCAAAGGCGCGATGAAATGCGCCAGCCTGTTTTCCTCGCGCGCGACTTCAAGACCGCCCTCGGTGGTGCGCTCCTCGCGCTTTTCGGGAACGATGCAGACCGCGTGCGGCTTATGGCGCAAGGCGATTTTCTGCATCTCGGGCGTCGCGGCCATCTCAAAGTTCAGCGGCACCGACAGAACCTCCATCAGCCCGTCGATATCGGCGTCCGAGATATGGCGTCGATCTTCGCGCAAATGCGCGGTGATGCCGTCGGCGCCTGCCTCTTCCGCCAGTTTGGCGGCGCGCAGCGGATCCGGATAATCCCCGCCCCGCGCATTGCGCACCGTGGCCACGTGATCGATGTTCACACCCAGACGCAGATGGTTCTCAGACATCCCTCGATTCCTTTTGCATGTTTTGGCCCGAGCCTAGAGACTCTGCCGAAGAAACGTCAGCCGAATCTTCGGCCAAACGCTTGATTTCATCAAACTTCGCCTTGATCTTGGCCCGACGGCGCTGCTGGTACGTCAGGATCAAAGGCAGGCTGAGGTAATAGCAGATCACACCCGCAACGACGCCCGGAATGATCCCACCGATCATGTAGGGGTAGAAGACGTCGTCGTAGAACTGCGACAGCCCGTGCCAGTCGGCCACGCGATCCGTAAATAACGCCAAGAAATTGTTCTTGAGATCCCCTATGGCACTGGCGAATTTGCCCATCAGCCCCCGTGTGTCGCCTTCTTCGTATTCGGTGCCCAGCAGGAAATGCCCGGTCTGAAGACAGATCACCCCAATCGGTACATACGTGAGCGGGTTGCCAAAGAACGTGCCGCTGAGCGCGGCCAGAAGATTGCCTTTGATCAGCCTTGCGCCAATGGCGGCGACAAGAAAATGCAACCCGTAAAACGGAGTAAAGGCCGCGAAAACACCCGCCCCTATGCCGCGCGCGATTCGGTCAGGGGTATCCGGCAGACGCCGGACACGGTGTTTCACGTAATGGAAGGCGCGGGTCCATCCGCCACGCGGATAGACGAAATCCGATGCGATCTGGACTGGAGAGCGTCGGTCTCGGCGCTTGAATACCACCCGTGATCACCCCTTCTCAGCCAGCCGCAACCGAAGTCTTGACCTGATCCCGATACCGTTCGACCGCAGCAACATCGCTTTCCGCCTCTAGCATCAGCATGAGTGAGTGAAGCTGTTCAAGGTCGCGCAGCTCGACATTGATCAGAAGGCGATAAAAATCCGGTTTGCGATCAACAAACTCGAGGTTCGAGATATTGGCCTTTTTCTCGCCGATCAATGTGCAAATACGCCCCAGAACTCCGGCGTCGTTGCCAATGGTCAGATCCAACGTCGCGCCATAGACGGCCGGGTGGGTGCCCGAGTGCCAGTGCAGATCGACCCACCGGTCAGGTTCGCCTTCGAACTCGCTGAGCCGGTCGCAATCGATGGCATGTACAACCACGCCCTTGCCCCGATAGGTGATGCCGACGATACGTTCCCCCGGAAGCGGTTGACAGCAGGGGGCCCGGTCGAACTTCTGCCCCGGCTCCAGGCCAATCACCGCACGGCGCAGCGGAATGGCGTCGCCGTCGTCCTTGGCAAGTTCGGGATAGACGGCCTGAACCACCTCATGCGCGGTCAGTTCGGCGCTGCCAAGACGGGCCAGTAGCTCGTGCCGATCTTTCAGGCGCAGGTGTTTTGCGGCGGTATCAAGCGCTTTGTCGGTCGCCTTGCGGCCCACGTGCTCGAAACCGGAACGCGCCAGTTCCTTGCCCAGCTTGATGAATCGTTCCCGATCCACCTCGCGCAGGGCGCGGCGAATGGCGGTACGGGCCTTGCCGGTGACTGCAATCTCCAGCCACGTGACCTGTGGCGTCTGACCGTCGGCAGTGATGATGTCCACGGACTGGCCATTTTTGAGCCGCGTCCAGAGCGGAACGCGGATACCGTCAACCTTGGCCCCGACACAGGCGTGACCGATACGGGTATGAATGGCATAGGCGAAATCGATGGGTGTCGCGCCACGCGGCAGTTTAACCACGTCGCCCTTGGGGGTGAAACAGAACACCTGGTCCGAGTACATCTCGAGCTTGACGGCTTCGAGGAAGTCTTCGTGATCTTCCTCGTTGTCGAACTGCTCGGTCAGGTTGGAAATCCATTTGGCCGGATCGACGGCGAATGGGTTCTCGGTGCGCACACCGTCGCGATAGGACCAATGCGCCGCGACCCCGGTTTCGGCCACGTCATGCATCTGCCGGGTACGGATCTGGACCTCGACCCGTTTACCGTCCCGGCCAGAAACCGTGGTGTGGATGGAGCGGTAACCGTTGGATTTCGGCTGGCTTATGTAGTCCTTGAACCTGCCCGGCACCGCCCGCCAGCGCTGATGGATGGCACCCAGAGTCCTATAGCAGTCTTCTTCCGTCTGGGTGATGATGCGGAAACCGTAGATGTCAGACAAGCGAGAGAAGCCCTGATCCTTTTCCTGCATCTTGCGCCAGATCGAATAGGGTTTCTTGGCGCGACCAAAAACCTCTGCCTCGATACCCGCTTTTTCCAGCTCGTGTCGCATGTCGCCGGTGATGCGATGAATCACGTCGCCGGTTTCGCGTTGCAGGGTGATGAAGCGACGGATGATCGACTGGCGGCCTTCGGGGTTGAGGACACGGAAAGCCAGATCTTCAAGTTCCTCGCGCATCCACTGCATGCCCATCCGGCCCGCAAGCGGTGCGTAGATATCCATCGTCTCACGGGCTTTGACGATCTGCTTTTCCGGGCGCATCGCCTTGATCGTGCGCATGTTGTGCAAACGGTCGGCGAGCTTGACCAGAATGACCCGCAGGTCCTTGGACATGGCCATGAACAGCTTGCGGAAGTTCTCGGCCTGCTTGGTCTCGCGGCTGGACAGTTGCAGGTTGGTTAGCTTGGTGACGCCATCCACCAGTTTGGCGACCTCATCCCCAAAAAGTTCAGCCACCTTGCCATAGTTGGCCTTGGTGTCTTCGATCGTGTCGTGAAGCAGCGCCGTGATGATGGTTGCATCATCCAGACGCTGTTCGGTCAGGATGGCGGCAACGGCAACGGGATGGGTGAAATAGGGTTCACCGGAATGACGGAATTGCCCTTCATGCATCTGCTGGCCAAATTCGTAGGCCAGCGCAATGCGGTCAGCATTTGTCTTGGGATTGTAGTTGCGGACCAGCGCAATCAGGTCGTCAGCAGAAATCATCCGGTCCGCACCTTCGTCTTCAGGGCTTACCCCTGCCCTTGAGCCTCCATCAGAGCGCGCAGGAGCTTCTCTTCGGACATGTCGTCCATGGCGGGTTTGTCCGTTTCGGCACCCATCAGCAGCGCCATCTGATCCTCTTCGGGCTCATCAACCTCGATCTGGGTCTGGTTGGCCTCGATCAGCCGCTCGCGCAGTTCGTCTGCGCTTTGGGTTTCGTCGGCGATTTCACGCAGAGACACGACAGGGTTCTTGTCGTTATCGCGGTCAACGGTAATCGCTGCACCGGCGGAAATCTCACGCGCCCGATGGGCGGCGAGCATCACCAGCTCGAACCGGTTTGGAACCTTGTCTACGCAATCTTCAACCGTCACGCGGGCCATTGGGCGCTCTCCGTTTCTGAATCCATGTCAGGAAGGGGTTTATCTAAGCGCGAATCCGCGCCTTGACAAGCAGGAAATGCTGCATTTGCACGGATCACAGCGCCGTGACCGCCTCGACCTCTGCCGCGGGAAGGGCCTGGATCATCTCGGAGACCGTGAGATCCAGAACCGGATGACGCCATTCGGGCACGATATCGGCCATTGGCACCAGGACAAAGGCGCGATCCTGAAGGCGCGGGTGCGGCAGAACCAACTGATCCGGCGCCTCCTGCCTTTGCGATTCGGCCGGCAGGGTCAGCCAGCGATCGAACACGGCGCGATCCGGCAGGACCTGATCTTCGAAACAGACCAGATCCAGATCCAGCGTCCGCATCCCCCAGCGCTGCACCCGTTCGCGCCCGAATTCCTGTTCGACCTCGTGCAGCGCCTGCAACACCTGCGACGGAGATTTCTCGGTCGCAATCAGCGCCGCGGCATTCACGTAGTCCGGGCCGGCCCCGGCGGGAAAGCACGGTGTCGCAAAAAAACGACTGACAGAGCGAATCATCACATTGTGACGCGATAACGCGTCAAGCGCGCTCTGAAGTGTTACAGCGGGACTATTTCCTCTCAAATCGAGATTTGCGCCCAGCGCAACAACGGCATTTGGCATGGATTTGCTCATGTGATACCCTACATTCGACCCATTGCATACTTGCGATAACCGACAGAAGTTCTAATTATAGGCTTACCAGAGCGCGTCATTTTATCACTCACTCACTCACGTAACGCGGCACGCACTGGATTATACCGGAAGGGACCATTTATGTTTTATAAAGACGAACGGCTAGCGCTGTTCATCGACGGCTCGAATCTTTATGCCGCGGCAAAAGCACTCGGTTTCGACATTGACTACAAACTTCTGCGGCAGGAATTCATGCGCCGCGGCAAGCTTCTTCGTGCCTTCTACTACACAGCGCTGCTGGAAAACGACGAGTATTCGCCGATCCGTCCATTGGTTGACTGGCTGCATTACAATGGCTTCACCATGGTCACGAAACCGGCCAAGGAATACACCGACAGCATGGGGCGTCGGAAAGTCAAAGGAAATATGGATATCGAGCTTACCGTCGATGCCATGGAACTGGCGCCGCGCGTCGATCATATCGTGCTGTTCTCGGGTGATGGGGATTTCCGCCCGTTGATCGCCAGCCTGCAACGGCAGGGTGTGCGCGTATCGGTGGTTTCGACCATCCGCAGCCAGCCGCCGATGATCTCGGACGAACTGCGCCGCCAGGCAGACAATTTCATCGAGCTGGAAGACCTGCGCGATGTCATCGGTCGCCCGCCGCGTGAAATGCCAACGGAGCATCGCAGCGTCGCTGTTGCCAGCAACAGCTAACGAGGCGACTGGCCTGTCATGATGGGAAAAAATCGCGCGGTCAGGACGTCGGTCCTGGCCGCGCTTCTTTAACAAGGTACAGGTGCTTAAACATCACCTGATTAGCAACGATTCGTGTCAGAGGAATGACGATGTCCTGTCTGGACCAAGGCCGGGAAAAGACTTACCTGTGCCATAAGGAGACAGCCTGATGAAAAAGCCGCCACTGACACTTTACCTTGCCGCCCCACGCGGGTTCTGCGCCGGTGTGGACCGCGCCATCAAGATCGTTGAGATGGCTTTGCAGAAATGGGGCCCACCGGTCTATGTGCGCCACGAGATCGTGCACAACAAATTCGTGGTCGATGGCCTTCGCGCCAAAGGGGCCGTTTTCGTCGAAGAGTTGCAGGAATGCCCCGATGACCGCCCCGTGATCTTTTCCGCCCACGGAGTGCCGAAATCCGTTCCCGCCGAGGCTGCCCAGCGCGAGATGATATATGTGGACGCCACCTGTCCTCTGGTTTCCAAGGTGCATGTCGAGGCGCAGCGCCACGCGGATGCGGGGTTGCAGATGATTATGATCGGCCACAAGGGCCATCCGGAAACCGTGGGCACCATGGGGCAGTTGCCCGAGGGCGATGTGCTGCTGGTCGAGACCGTGGACGACGTTGCCACGGTGCAGGTGCGCGACCCGCAGAAGCTGGCCTTTGTCACCCAAACCACCCTGTCGGTCGATGACACCAAGGACATCATCGCAGCCCTTCAGGCCCGGTTCCCAGCCATTGTCGGACCGCACAAGGAAGACATCTGCTATGCCACCACGAACCGGCAGGAAGCGGTGAAGTCCGTGGCCCCCAAGGCGGATGCCTTGCTGGTTGTGGGGGCGCCGAATTCATCGAACTCGCGCCGCCTGGTCGAGGTCGCCTCGCGCGAGGGGTGTCAGTACGCGCAGCTTGTCCAGCGCGCCACCGAGATTGACTGGCGCGCGCTTGAGGGTATCTCGACCGTGGCTGTCACTGCAGGCGCGTCGGCCCCGGAGGTTCTGGTGAACGAGGTGATCGAAGCGTTCAGCGCGCATTATGATGTCACCGTCGAGCCGGTCGAGACCGCCATTGAAAACGTCGAGTTCAAAGTCCCCCGCGTGTTAAGGCAACCGGCGTGAACGGAGTGCCGAAAGCACCGCTCTATCTGGGACTGGCGGGACTTGTCCCGTTTGTCTGGGGCGCGCTGACCTATCTGAACGGCGACCTAAATGCCTGGGGCGCGCAAACCTTTGGCCCACGTTTCGTAGGGCCCTATGTGCAACTGTTCTATGGATCGGTCATCCTGAGCTTCATGTCCGGTGTTCTCTGGGGCTTTGCCACCAAGACGTCAGGCAGCAAGGCGGCACTGTGTTATCTGTTGTCGGTTCTGCCCGCGCTTTGGGCATTTGCTATGACAGGGGGCGGGCCGGTCAATGCGGGCACCAATCTGATATATGGGTTCGTTGGCTTGTTGTTGCTGGATGCCCTGTTTTCCTACTGGCGCCTTACACCGATCTGGTGGATGCAGTTGCGCATCCTGCTGACCGCAGTCGTATTGGCCAGCCTTGCAGTCGGAGTGTACCTGTGACCGATGAACGTACGATCAAAGCCTATACAAACAAGGTGGCCGAATATCTGAAGATCCCCCTGCCGCCCGAGCAGCTTGAGGCTCGTCAGGCTTTCGCCGATGCGGTCGGTGCAGGAGGCTATGTACTGGATCTGGGGTCCGGGCCGGGGTCGGACAGCAGTTTCCTTATGCGTCAGGGGCTGAAAGTTCGGGCACTGGATGCCACGCCAGCCTTTGTCGAACATGCACGCGTAAACGGTGTGGATGCACATCTGGGTACGTTCGATGACGTCACCGAGACAGCCGAATATGACGGGATTTACGCCAGCTTTTCCCTGCTGCACGCACCCCGCGCAGATTTCCCGCGCCATCTGCAATCGATCCACAGGGCTCTGAAACCGGGCGGCCAGTTGTTTCTGGGGATGAAACTGGGCACCGGTGAGCACCGCGATGATCTGGATCGCTATTACACCTATTACACAGAGTCCGAAATAGAGGACGCCTTGAAAGAGGCCGGGTTTACGATTGATCGCGCAGTCCACGGCATCGGAAAGGGTCTGGCCGGATCGTATGATGGATATGTTCTGGTGTTTGCCCATGCCTGAATTGTTTGCATATACAGACGGCGCCTGTTCGGGCAATCCTGGCCCCGGCGGCTGGGGCGTGCTGCTGCGCGCGATGGACGGGGACAGGGTTCTGAAAGAACGTGAGCTCAACGGAGGCGAGGCCGAGACCACCAACAACCGGATGGAGTTGCTGGCCGCCATCAGCGCGCTGGAAACGCTGGAGCGGCCGTCGAAGATCACCATCGTCACCGACAGCGCCTATGTGAAGAACGGTGTCACCGGCTGGATTTTCGGTTGGAAGCGCAACGGTTGGAAAACCTCGAACAAGAAGCCGGTTAAGAATGTCGATCTGTGGCAGCGTCTGGATGAGGCGCAGGAACGGCATGATGTGACCTGGGAATGGGTCAAGGGCCACGCGGGCCACCCCGAGAATGAAAAAGCCGATGAACTGGCTCGTGCCGGCATGGCGCCGTTCAAACCGAAAAAGGCACAGGCGTGACCGCACTGACGCTGCTGGACTATGCCTCAGTTCTGATCTTCGCGTTGACAGGGGCACTGGTGGCCAGCCGTGCCCAGCTGGATCTGGTGGGCTTTGCTTTCATGGCCTGCCTGACCGCCGTCGGTGGCGGCACTGTACGAGACCTTTTGCTGGATCGTCACCCGATCTTTTGGGTCGGGCAGCCGAATTACATCCTGATCGCAGTCGCGGCGTCGGTCTTGGTGTTCTTTACAGCACATCTGGTTGAAAGCCGTTATAACTGGCTGGTCTGGCTGGACAGTTTTGCGCTGTCGGTTGCCGTTGCGGCCGGAACCGGCGCGGCGCTGTCGCTGGATCAGTCCGGGGTCATTGTCGTTTTGATGGGTGTGACCACCGGATGCCTGGGCGGGCTGATGCGCGACGTGGTCTGCAACGAAGTGCCGCTGGTGCTGAAACAGGGCGAACTTTATGTGTCCTGTGCCTTTACAGGTGCCCTGACGGCAGTGCTGGCTGCCAGATTGGGGACAGAGCCTGCGTTTTCTCTGGCTCTCTGCGCGCTGGTGTGCTGGGCGTTGCGAGCCGGATCTTTGATGTTTGGCTGGCAGATGCCGGTCTACAAAAGCCGCCCGCCGCGCAACTGAGCCTATCTGTGGACGCCAAAGCGGCATGCTGATACCCCTGCTGAAAGCGCAGCCCGGAGGCCAATGTGTCCTTTAGACTTACATCCATCACATCTTGCCTGGCCCTGCTCGCCTCATGTGGCGCGTATTACACTCCTGTCAGTTTTGTTGCTCAGGGCGACCAGATCATCGCCTCGGGCACGATTGACGAGACAACCCTGTCTGCCTTTGAGGAAGTGATCGCCCAAAACCCCGAAGCCCGAACGCTGGTGCTGCAATACATTGAAGGATCGTTGGATGATGACGCCAACGTTATTTTCAGCCGCGAAGTGCACAGGGCCGGGTTCGATACCGTCGTGCCCTCGAACGGTCTGGTTGCCAGCGGGGGCACCGATCTGTTTCTGGCCGGAAACCGCCGCGTCCTGCAACCG contains:
- a CDS encoding multicopper oxidase family protein → MKRREFLLGSSAAASVLGLGALPLTASDAAQELVLQPASYRLRDQLTTGMVSLSPDAPPPVLYGHQGETLRLTVRNTLPDYTAMHWHGLRIRNEMDGVPYLTQMPIGENESFTYEFTPPDAGTYWYHPHCMTMDQMARGLTGVMVVAEPEDPGFDSEQVVNLRDFRLDEDGAFLPAYTARGAARAGTFGNVQTANWQSEAVYDHAAGSLVRVRVVNTDTTRIYTLHPEGAEVRIIAWDGHPVETDVTLPTAAKPLLLAPGQRVDLAVRMPDDEGQSALLVAKFPGQKHRTMVRLRAMGKTIARDLQELRPLRANPVARPDLGQAELHEFVFGWTPEGGAPNDGFCGSLGYSFWSINRTPWPGDAAQGTGPMAVLQRGKSYVLRLRNESPTLHPIHLHGLAFVPLTSNLRKLPPLLSDTMLLLKDETVDVALVADNPGDWAFHCHVIEHQKTGLAGFIRVI
- a CDS encoding GNAT family N-acetyltransferase — translated: MKLRPARKSDAASLAALSIEVWIGTYLRHGVSSFFAEFALSEFTTARFETLLEEGSDLLVVSENRDGIDGYIRLAEGRDPPIDGLSDLEIVTFYVQSRHHGKGIGSALLQVAIDHCRNKGRTEIWLTTNSENAPAIDFYLSKGFRQVGVTDFRIADQAYPNHVLALNMSPLG
- the rnc gene encoding ribonuclease III, with product MKLSSEIKAFQRRLGYEFKNPELLVRALTHGSVSSSTRPDNQRLEFLGDRVLGLVMATALLEADKKASEGQLAPRFNALVRKEACADVARQIDLGAVLKLGRSEMLTGGRRKQALLGDAMEAVIAAIYRDAGFEAARDVILALWGDRIHEVEADARDAKTSLQEWAQARGQKPPTYVEVKRSGPDHAPIFTIAARLQDGTEAQATAGSKRQAEQAAAKVLLERLSPASSS
- the lepB gene encoding signal peptidase I, which codes for MAEEAKTGNPVWETIKTIVYALLIAGVFRTLFFQPFWIPSGSMKQTLLIGDFLFVNKMAYGYSYASCPSLIIPSVGLNVDAEDICGWMKGDDDSRIWGGDPERGDVIVFRHPVTGRDYIKRLIGLPGDRIQVRDGQIILNGTPVPQQPDGVFTEVAEPQGPQRLRPRCENGPVGIGGTCEKSRLIETLPNGVSYDVLNIGNQASDNTGIYTVPEGNYFFMGDNRDNSSDSRLPQSAGGVGYVPYENLIGRADRIMFSSAGRSMLFFWTWRSDRFFKAVN
- the acpS gene encoding holo-ACP synthase, which produces MILGIGTDLANIDRIQGTLDRFGDRFRNRVFTDTEQRKAERRADTAGTYAKRWAAKEACSKALGTGLRMGIAWKDMAVTNLRTGQPVMHVTGWAAERLREMTPEGHEAIIHVTLTDDHPWAQAFVVIEARPLQDLTTQP
- a CDS encoding LysE family translocator; protein product: MITPGFVAIWLAWLMAGGSPGPATMGIAGTAMNEGRTAGLAFALGICAGSAAWGIAAALGLSAIMLANVWVFEVIRYIGVAYLGWLALKALRRAMTSDEVALGKPVTGTLPTIFAKGAAIHLTNPKAILSWGSIYAIVAPNDASLSMLLGYFAMLYAGSLLIFIGYAFLFSSERMVRTYRRARRWFDFAFAGFFGVASYKILTVRLS
- a CDS encoding pyridoxine 5'-phosphate synthase, encoding MSENHLRLGVNIDHVATVRNARGGDYPDPLRAAKLAEEAGADGITAHLREDRRHISDADIDGLMEVLSVPLNFEMAATPEMQKIALRHKPHAVCIVPEKREERTTEGGLEVAREENRLAHFIAPLRDVGCRVSIFIAADQRQIEAAHRIGAEVIELHTGAYCDAYAEGRIEDAEHELEALRQMSSFAHSLGLEVHAGHGLTYDTVKPVAAFPEVKELNIGHFLIGEAIFLGLTPAIQEMRRLMDEARV
- a CDS encoding DUF2062 domain-containing protein produces the protein MVFKRRDRRSPVQIASDFVYPRGGWTRAFHYVKHRVRRLPDTPDRIARGIGAGVFAAFTPFYGLHFLVAAIGARLIKGNLLAALSGTFFGNPLTYVPIGVICLQTGHFLLGTEYEEGDTRGLMGKFASAIGDLKNNFLALFTDRVADWHGLSQFYDDVFYPYMIGGIIPGVVAGVICYYLSLPLILTYQQRRRAKIKAKFDEIKRLAEDSADVSSAESLGSGQNMQKESRDV